The following proteins come from a genomic window of Lolium rigidum isolate FL_2022 chromosome 5, APGP_CSIRO_Lrig_0.1, whole genome shotgun sequence:
- the LOC124652564 gene encoding uncharacterized protein LOC124652564, which produces MQPPVTPASTISTGTAPLPRSPTISSSPSAATRRQLLVSAGGLLLIVAAGSNNASSKGAAAAAAAGYDPVTEAERAASAAVSLRVGEAVRLLDLGRDLQARGEFPEALASFTAVVSGYKDLALSEYARVGRALVLYEIGDRDESITEMEDVSVALKGYPEIHAALAAALYADKHAPLLAENQFTIATLLDPHYTDLAYVRDTKHWPPSLVASLKNFFTLS; this is translated from the coding sequence ATGCAGCCGCCCGTGACGCCGGCGAGCACCATCTCCACCGGAACAGCCCCGCTTCCACGATCACCCACCATCTCCTCGTCACCATCCGCCGCAACGAGGAGGCAGCTACTCGTGTCCGCTGGCGGCCTGCTCCTGATCGTGGCCGCAGGCAGTAACAATGCCAGCAGCAAGGGAgcagcggccgcggccgcggccggctACGACCCGGTAACGGAGGCGGAacgcgccgcgagcgccgccgtgTCCCTGCGCGTCGGCGAGGCCGTCCGGCTGCTCGACCTCGGGCGCGACCTGCAGGCGCGCGGCGAGTTCCCGGAGGCGCTGGCGTCCTTCACGGCGGTGGTGAGCGGGTACAAGGACCTGGCGCTGTCGGAGTACGCGCGGGTGGGGCGGGCGCTGGTGCTGTACGAGATCGGCGACCGAGACGAGTCCATCACGGAGATGGAGGACGTGTCGGTGGCGCTCAAGGGGTACCCGGAGATCCACGCCGCGCTGGCGGCCGCGCTCTACGCCGACAAGCACGCGCCGCTGCTCGCCGAGAACCAGTTCACCATCGCCACGCTGCTGGACCCGCACTACACCGACCTCGCCTACGTCAGGGACACCAAGCACTGGCCGCCCAGCCTCGTCGCCTCCCTCAAGAACTTCTTCACGCTCTCCTAA